The proteins below come from a single Papaver somniferum cultivar HN1 chromosome 11, ASM357369v1, whole genome shotgun sequence genomic window:
- the LOC113321101 gene encoding UPF0481 protein At3g47200-like isoform X3, producing the protein MPPEKKSLKSMKAKRYSDEDVRHMPQWVIDIKQEETDELDFGKSWTIYRVPTNLLEVQKNAFIPKIISIGPFYYRDARYKVMEEHKKRFLFLLLGYDNKDQGGNFGGYNYVELDSIMMVMDGCFVIELLRLYHKFCSSDTVEGRRRGTFSFEKKVVDDPIFTTRWMLRALQRDLMMIQNQLPFFLLQELYRLITASPRKGCDIDNISLIDLTLKFFDPLLPKDESQIVDVDPDPNEYRHLLHLFRKSFILPIKRRKPLRVPRTGSTVAKPIFHYQQTTPSTRTKQDSHFIQCVTELREAGVTFLEKPEHANIDMFAVEYKNGVLKIPPLFIDDNTVPLFLNFIAYEQCDKDATPYFTNHLMFFDRLVSSIKDVEVLHRTGIIHHVFGSDKKVADFINKLCREIVYNVDNCHLSEQMKGVNDYYKAYYANKWNVWWTRLLRDYFSSPWTVLSLLAASVLLMFTAGQTFFALYAYYKPPKQI; encoded by the exons ATGCCTCCAGAAAAGAAATCATTGAAATCCATGAAAGCAAAGAGATACAGCGACGAAGATGTCAGGCACATGCCACAATGGGTGATAGATATCAAACAAGAAGAAACAGATGAATTAGATTTCGGAAAATCATGGACAATCTATAGAGTTCCCACAAACCTCCTGGAAGTTCAGAAAAATGCATTTATTCCTAAAATCATATCAATCGGTCCGTTTTATTACCGTGATGCTCGTTACAAGGTTATGGAAGAACACAAGAAGAGATTTCTATTCCTTTTGTTAGGATACGATAATAAAGATCAGGGTGGTAACTTTGGTGGTTATAATTATGTTGAGCTAGACAGTATT ATGATGGTCATGGATGGCTGTTTTGTTATTGAGCTTCTTCGACTTTACCACAAGTTCTGCTCATCGGATACCGTAGAG GGCCGGCGTAGGGGCACATTCTCTTTTGAG AAGAAAGTTGTTGATGATCCAATCTTCACAACCCGATGGATGCTGCGAGCTCTTCAGCGCGACTTAATGATGATACAAAACCAACTTCCGTTCTTTCTGCTGCAAGAATTGTATCGCTTAATTACTGCAAGTCCTAGAAAAGGTTGCGACATTGATAACATCTCACTGATCGATCTTACTTTGAAATTTTTTGATCCACTTCTTCCGAAAGACGAATCTCAAATTGTAGACGTAGACCCAGATCCAAATGAATACCGTCACCTCCTTCACTTATTCAGAAAGAGCTTCATTTTACCAATTAAGCGCAGAAAACCATTACGAGTACCTCGAACTGGTAGTACTGTGGCAAAACCTATTTTCCATTATCAACAAACAACTCCAAGCACTCGCACAAAGCAAGACAGTCATTTTATACAATGTGTTACAGAACTGAGAGAAGCAGGAGTTACGTTCCTTGAGAAACCAGAGCATGCCAATATTGACATGTTTGCTGTCGAATATAAGAACGGGGTTTTAAAAATCCCTCCTTTATTTATAGATGACAACACGGTTCCGCTCTTTCTGAATTTCATTGCTTATGAGCAGTGTGACAAGGATGCAACTCCGTACTTCACGAACCACTTGATGTTCTTTGACAGACTAGTGAGTTCTATTAAAGATGTTGAGGTACTTCATAGGACTGGTATCATACATCACGTTTTCGGGAGCGATAAAAAGGTGGCTGatttcatcaataagttgtgcaGAGAGATTGTTTATAATGTGGATAATTGTCATTTATCTGAACAAATGAAAGGAGTTAACGATTATTACAAGGCATATTATGCTAATAAATGGAATGTTTGGTGGACAAGGTTGCTTCGTGACTATTTTAGTAGTCCCTGGACAGTTCTTTCGCTGCTTGCCGCTTCTGTTCTGTTGATGTTTACTGCCGGACAAACTTTCTTTGCTCTATACGCTTATTATAAACCACCAAAACAAATTTGA
- the LOC113321101 gene encoding UPF0481 protein At3g47200-like isoform X1, translating to MPPEKKSLKSMKAKRYSDEDVRHMPQWVIDIKQEETDELDFGKSWTIYRVPTNLLEVQKNAFIPKIISIGPFYYRDARYKVMEEHKKRFLFLLLGYDNKDQGGNFGGYNYVELDSIVSLMYDLEKRTRECYSETFINISSDDFVQMMVMDGCFVIELLRLYHKFCSSDTVEGRRRGTFSFEKKVVDDPIFTTRWMLRALQRDLMMIQNQLPFFLLQELYRLITASPRKGCDIDNISLIDLTLKFFDPLLPKDESQIVDVDPDPNEYRHLLHLFRKSFILPIKRRKPLRVPRTGSTVAKPIFHYQQTTPSTRTKQDSHFIQCVTELREAGVTFLEKPEHANIDMFAVEYKNGVLKIPPLFIDDNTVPLFLNFIAYEQCDKDATPYFTNHLMFFDRLVSSIKDVEVLHRTGIIHHVFGSDKKVADFINKLCREIVYNVDNCHLSEQMKGVNDYYKAYYANKWNVWWTRLLRDYFSSPWTVLSLLAASVLLMFTAGQTFFALYAYYKPPKQI from the exons ATGCCTCCAGAAAAGAAATCATTGAAATCCATGAAAGCAAAGAGATACAGCGACGAAGATGTCAGGCACATGCCACAATGGGTGATAGATATCAAACAAGAAGAAACAGATGAATTAGATTTCGGAAAATCATGGACAATCTATAGAGTTCCCACAAACCTCCTGGAAGTTCAGAAAAATGCATTTATTCCTAAAATCATATCAATCGGTCCGTTTTATTACCGTGATGCTCGTTACAAGGTTATGGAAGAACACAAGAAGAGATTTCTATTCCTTTTGTTAGGATACGATAATAAAGATCAGGGTGGTAACTTTGGTGGTTATAATTATGTTGAGCTAGACAGTATTGTAAGTCTTATGTATGACTTGGAGAAAAGAACCAGAGAGTGTTATTCCGAGACATTTATTAATATTTCTTCAGATGATTTTGTTCAGATGATGGTCATGGATGGCTGTTTTGTTATTGAGCTTCTTCGACTTTACCACAAGTTCTGCTCATCGGATACCGTAGAG GGCCGGCGTAGGGGCACATTCTCTTTTGAG AAGAAAGTTGTTGATGATCCAATCTTCACAACCCGATGGATGCTGCGAGCTCTTCAGCGCGACTTAATGATGATACAAAACCAACTTCCGTTCTTTCTGCTGCAAGAATTGTATCGCTTAATTACTGCAAGTCCTAGAAAAGGTTGCGACATTGATAACATCTCACTGATCGATCTTACTTTGAAATTTTTTGATCCACTTCTTCCGAAAGACGAATCTCAAATTGTAGACGTAGACCCAGATCCAAATGAATACCGTCACCTCCTTCACTTATTCAGAAAGAGCTTCATTTTACCAATTAAGCGCAGAAAACCATTACGAGTACCTCGAACTGGTAGTACTGTGGCAAAACCTATTTTCCATTATCAACAAACAACTCCAAGCACTCGCACAAAGCAAGACAGTCATTTTATACAATGTGTTACAGAACTGAGAGAAGCAGGAGTTACGTTCCTTGAGAAACCAGAGCATGCCAATATTGACATGTTTGCTGTCGAATATAAGAACGGGGTTTTAAAAATCCCTCCTTTATTTATAGATGACAACACGGTTCCGCTCTTTCTGAATTTCATTGCTTATGAGCAGTGTGACAAGGATGCAACTCCGTACTTCACGAACCACTTGATGTTCTTTGACAGACTAGTGAGTTCTATTAAAGATGTTGAGGTACTTCATAGGACTGGTATCATACATCACGTTTTCGGGAGCGATAAAAAGGTGGCTGatttcatcaataagttgtgcaGAGAGATTGTTTATAATGTGGATAATTGTCATTTATCTGAACAAATGAAAGGAGTTAACGATTATTACAAGGCATATTATGCTAATAAATGGAATGTTTGGTGGACAAGGTTGCTTCGTGACTATTTTAGTAGTCCCTGGACAGTTCTTTCGCTGCTTGCCGCTTCTGTTCTGTTGATGTTTACTGCCGGACAAACTTTCTTTGCTCTATACGCTTATTATAAACCACCAAAACAAATTTGA
- the LOC113321101 gene encoding UPF0481 protein At3g47200-like isoform X2, which yields MPPEKKSLKSMKAKRYSDEDVRHMPQWVIDIKQEETDELDFGKSWTIYRVPTNLLEVQKNAFIPKIISIGPFYYRDARYKVMEEHKKRFLFLLLGYDNKDQGGNFGGYNYVELDSIVSLMYDLEKRTRECYSETFINISSDDFVQMMVMDGCFVIELLRLYHKFCSSDTVEKKVVDDPIFTTRWMLRALQRDLMMIQNQLPFFLLQELYRLITASPRKGCDIDNISLIDLTLKFFDPLLPKDESQIVDVDPDPNEYRHLLHLFRKSFILPIKRRKPLRVPRTGSTVAKPIFHYQQTTPSTRTKQDSHFIQCVTELREAGVTFLEKPEHANIDMFAVEYKNGVLKIPPLFIDDNTVPLFLNFIAYEQCDKDATPYFTNHLMFFDRLVSSIKDVEVLHRTGIIHHVFGSDKKVADFINKLCREIVYNVDNCHLSEQMKGVNDYYKAYYANKWNVWWTRLLRDYFSSPWTVLSLLAASVLLMFTAGQTFFALYAYYKPPKQI from the exons ATGCCTCCAGAAAAGAAATCATTGAAATCCATGAAAGCAAAGAGATACAGCGACGAAGATGTCAGGCACATGCCACAATGGGTGATAGATATCAAACAAGAAGAAACAGATGAATTAGATTTCGGAAAATCATGGACAATCTATAGAGTTCCCACAAACCTCCTGGAAGTTCAGAAAAATGCATTTATTCCTAAAATCATATCAATCGGTCCGTTTTATTACCGTGATGCTCGTTACAAGGTTATGGAAGAACACAAGAAGAGATTTCTATTCCTTTTGTTAGGATACGATAATAAAGATCAGGGTGGTAACTTTGGTGGTTATAATTATGTTGAGCTAGACAGTATTGTAAGTCTTATGTATGACTTGGAGAAAAGAACCAGAGAGTGTTATTCCGAGACATTTATTAATATTTCTTCAGATGATTTTGTTCAGATGATGGTCATGGATGGCTGTTTTGTTATTGAGCTTCTTCGACTTTACCACAAGTTCTGCTCATCGGATACCGTAGAG AAGAAAGTTGTTGATGATCCAATCTTCACAACCCGATGGATGCTGCGAGCTCTTCAGCGCGACTTAATGATGATACAAAACCAACTTCCGTTCTTTCTGCTGCAAGAATTGTATCGCTTAATTACTGCAAGTCCTAGAAAAGGTTGCGACATTGATAACATCTCACTGATCGATCTTACTTTGAAATTTTTTGATCCACTTCTTCCGAAAGACGAATCTCAAATTGTAGACGTAGACCCAGATCCAAATGAATACCGTCACCTCCTTCACTTATTCAGAAAGAGCTTCATTTTACCAATTAAGCGCAGAAAACCATTACGAGTACCTCGAACTGGTAGTACTGTGGCAAAACCTATTTTCCATTATCAACAAACAACTCCAAGCACTCGCACAAAGCAAGACAGTCATTTTATACAATGTGTTACAGAACTGAGAGAAGCAGGAGTTACGTTCCTTGAGAAACCAGAGCATGCCAATATTGACATGTTTGCTGTCGAATATAAGAACGGGGTTTTAAAAATCCCTCCTTTATTTATAGATGACAACACGGTTCCGCTCTTTCTGAATTTCATTGCTTATGAGCAGTGTGACAAGGATGCAACTCCGTACTTCACGAACCACTTGATGTTCTTTGACAGACTAGTGAGTTCTATTAAAGATGTTGAGGTACTTCATAGGACTGGTATCATACATCACGTTTTCGGGAGCGATAAAAAGGTGGCTGatttcatcaataagttgtgcaGAGAGATTGTTTATAATGTGGATAATTGTCATTTATCTGAACAAATGAAAGGAGTTAACGATTATTACAAGGCATATTATGCTAATAAATGGAATGTTTGGTGGACAAGGTTGCTTCGTGACTATTTTAGTAGTCCCTGGACAGTTCTTTCGCTGCTTGCCGCTTCTGTTCTGTTGATGTTTACTGCCGGACAAACTTTCTTTGCTCTATACGCTTATTATAAACCACCAAAACAAATTTGA